A single window of Pyxidicoccus xibeiensis DNA harbors:
- the gatA gene encoding Asp-tRNA(Asn)/Glu-tRNA(Gln) amidotransferase subunit GatA, whose protein sequence is MQLTDLTMLELAAKLAAGAVSSEEATRACLERIRQVDPKVRAFLRVDEDGALAAARASDARRKAGSPASPLDGVPVGLKDLFLTEGVETTAGSRILEGFVPPLDATVVRLLKEAGLPLVGKLNLDEFAMGSSNESSAYFPSHNPWDVTRTPGGSSGGSAAAVAAREVFGALGTDTGGSIRQPAAFTNTVGLKPTYGRVSRYGVIAYASSLDQPGPMTRTVADAAALLQVIARHDAQDSTSAAVEAPDYSADLEAGVRGLKLGVPRDYFTEGMDPEVEASVRAALAEYERLGATLVDVSLPHTKYALATYYLLAPAEASSNLARYDGIRYGLRARDARGLKELYAQTRERGFGPEVKLRIMLGTYALSAGYYDAYYLRAQKVRTLIREDFTKAFQQVDALLSPTSPVPPFKLGEKVDDPLSMYLMDVYTLPCNLAGLPGLAVPCGFTKAGLPVGLQILGRPFDEARLLRIARAFEREHDFFRRAAPLQGA, encoded by the coding sequence ATGCAGCTCACGGACCTCACGATGCTGGAGCTGGCGGCGAAGCTGGCCGCGGGGGCGGTCTCCTCCGAGGAGGCCACCCGCGCGTGCCTGGAGCGCATCCGCCAGGTGGACCCGAAGGTGCGCGCCTTCCTGCGCGTGGACGAGGACGGCGCCCTCGCCGCCGCCCGGGCCAGCGATGCGCGCCGCAAGGCGGGCAGCCCCGCCAGCCCCCTGGACGGCGTGCCGGTGGGGCTCAAGGACCTCTTCCTCACCGAGGGCGTGGAGACCACCGCCGGCTCGCGCATCCTCGAGGGCTTCGTGCCGCCCCTGGATGCCACGGTGGTGCGGCTGCTCAAGGAGGCGGGCCTGCCGCTGGTGGGCAAGCTCAACCTGGACGAGTTCGCGATGGGCTCGTCCAACGAGTCCAGCGCGTACTTCCCCAGCCACAACCCGTGGGACGTGACGCGGACGCCGGGGGGCTCGTCGGGTGGCTCGGCCGCGGCGGTGGCGGCGCGCGAGGTGTTCGGCGCGCTGGGCACGGACACCGGCGGCTCCATCCGCCAGCCCGCGGCCTTCACCAACACCGTGGGCCTGAAGCCCACCTACGGCCGGGTGTCGCGGTACGGCGTCATCGCCTACGCCTCGTCGCTGGACCAGCCGGGCCCCATGACGCGCACGGTGGCGGACGCGGCGGCGCTGCTCCAGGTCATCGCCCGGCATGACGCGCAGGACTCCACGTCCGCGGCGGTGGAGGCGCCGGACTACTCGGCGGACCTGGAGGCCGGCGTGCGGGGCCTGAAGCTGGGCGTGCCGCGTGACTACTTCACCGAGGGCATGGACCCGGAGGTGGAGGCGTCCGTGCGCGCGGCGCTGGCCGAGTACGAGCGGCTGGGCGCGACGCTGGTGGACGTGTCGCTGCCCCACACGAAGTACGCGCTGGCCACGTACTACCTCCTCGCTCCGGCGGAGGCGTCCAGCAACCTGGCCCGCTACGACGGCATCCGCTACGGCCTGCGGGCCAGGGACGCGCGCGGGCTGAAGGAGCTGTATGCCCAGACGCGCGAGCGGGGCTTCGGGCCGGAGGTGAAGCTGCGCATCATGCTGGGGACATACGCGCTGTCCGCCGGCTACTACGACGCCTACTACCTGCGCGCGCAGAAGGTCCGCACCCTCATCCGCGAGGACTTCACGAAGGCCTTCCAGCAGGTGGATGCGCTGCTGTCGCCCACCTCGCCGGTGCCGCCCTTCAAGCTGGGCGAGAAGGTGGACGACCCGCTGTCCATGTACCTCATGGACGTCTACACCCTGCCGTGCAACCTGGCGGGCCTGCCCGGCCTGGCCGTGCCCTGTGGCTTCACGAAGGCGGGGCTGCCGGTGGGACTCCAGATTCTCGGGCGGCCCTTCGACGAGGCCCGCCTGCTGCGCATCGCCCGCGCCTTCGAGCGCGAGCACGACTTCTTCCGCCGCGCCGCGCCCCTCCAGGGTGCGTAG
- the gatC gene encoding Asp-tRNA(Asn)/Glu-tRNA(Gln) amidotransferase subunit GatC — protein MALTLEQVRHVATLARLALTPEEEQRFATRLSAVLDAVAQLQALDVEAVEPTSHATLAASLLREDATRPSLPPEKSLANAPAKSGTSFAVPKIIE, from the coding sequence ATGGCCCTCACGCTCGAGCAGGTGCGCCACGTGGCCACGCTGGCGCGGCTGGCGCTGACTCCGGAGGAGGAGCAGCGCTTCGCCACGCGGCTGTCGGCGGTGCTGGACGCGGTGGCGCAGCTCCAGGCGCTCGACGTGGAGGCCGTGGAGCCCACCTCGCACGCGACGCTCGCGGCCTCGCTGCTTCGCGAGGACGCGACGCGGCCGTCGCTGCCGCCGGAGAAGTCCCTGGCCAACGCGCCGGCGAAGTCGGGCACCAGCTTCGCCGTGCCGAAAATCATCGAGTAG
- a CDS encoding TFIIB-type zinc ribbon-containing protein yields the protein MADARTDKPSSTEEEYFAREEIEKKRKLALQQAAETATKQREELKQLHWMKCPKCGMDLQTLKQGNVEIDTCFNCHGVFLDAGELDQLVKQHGHEGSGKVMGAVLNLFKKK from the coding sequence ATGGCTGACGCCCGTACCGACAAGCCGTCTTCCACCGAGGAGGAGTACTTCGCCCGGGAGGAGATTGAGAAGAAGCGCAAGCTGGCCCTGCAGCAGGCCGCCGAGACTGCGACGAAGCAGCGCGAGGAGCTGAAGCAGCTGCACTGGATGAAGTGCCCCAAGTGCGGCATGGACCTGCAGACGCTGAAGCAGGGCAACGTGGAAATCGACACCTGCTTCAACTGCCACGGCGTCTTCCTGGACGCGGGCGAGCTGGACCAGCTCGTGAAGCAGCACGGCCACGAGGGCAGCGGCAAGGTGATGGGCGCCGTCCTCAACCTGTTCAAGAAGAAGTAG
- a CDS encoding FtsK/SpoIIIE family DNA translocase, whose translation MTAKKGRAEKAVLSRQEIATRRRQLADKRMKAGSGGGVAGRAITGVFLLATSLLALLSVATFDAKDRVGPGFRNAVGPMGHLIAESLRGLLGVCAYLIPMGGLYTAMVLFVGNRERKRGAQVVALVLMTVSVSVLAQLMFAGDKGWAHPPGGALGAGLGGLLEGLFSTVGTVILVTAVSAAALIVGTQYTFLKLCSLAWAGLCVLGRRLSESFHVFWEAQKVAYKERQERAAQEKEEEAAFLAQIEADEEELAEAERLAAEAEAAEAEAMAEEAVRLAKQNEKEQAAAAKQAQKEAREREKAEKLEKRLLPAPREEDSLPPGAAIAITEKPPVRAEKRPAPGADPAWAASFLAPEPRPVGTEDAELAPRGRRRQPNIVTGPSASTPPVAAAALAASRSVDTEPPAPAVAAPLAAAPVAPAAPAAAPAAIVPAPASALARMPLIVEPKAPPKPTAKKSQDQFEFVGDRKSFSLPPLDVLECDRQERTALDKDAFLITAEKLRAKLADFGIVGEVVEIRPGPVVTMYEFLPGPGIKVSKIASLADDLAMAMEAMRVRIVAPIPGKGVVGIEVPNKDRETVYLKEIAEQDAFNKGASKLTMCVGKDIEGMPYVLDLAKAPHLLIAGTTGSGKSVAVNSMIMSILLKATPEEVRFIMVDPKMLELSVYEGIPHLLLPVVTDPKKAALALRWAVEEMERRYQLLSEAGVRNIAGYNKLVESTAVEVKDSEPAPKKKSKPKNVLVLDAPGSASSGGEGMGVAAPRDDDEDMREAVVSEEAAEVPEVEAEPEDSEEGLAADAAGEKEKKQRQKLPYIVVIIDELADLMMVASREVETYVARLAQMARASGIHLMVATQRPSTDVVTGVIKANFPTRVSFMLRSKPDSMTILGTVGAEALLGMGDMLIMPPTSAHLQRVHGAFVSENEIKRAVDHLKAQGKPVYDESILKPRDEEGEGGGGEEDELSDELYDQALATVSEMRAVSISMLQRKMRIGYNRAARMIERMERDGVVGAADGAKPREVLIRGVGDMPGAGAM comes from the coding sequence ATGACGGCGAAGAAGGGTCGGGCGGAGAAGGCTGTGCTGTCCCGGCAGGAAATCGCGACGCGGCGAAGGCAGCTGGCGGACAAGCGGATGAAGGCTGGCTCGGGCGGGGGTGTCGCCGGGCGGGCCATCACCGGCGTGTTCCTGCTGGCCACATCCCTGTTGGCCCTGCTGTCCGTCGCGACGTTCGATGCGAAGGACAGGGTGGGTCCGGGCTTCCGCAACGCGGTGGGCCCGATGGGCCACCTCATCGCGGAGTCCCTGCGGGGACTGCTGGGCGTGTGTGCCTACCTCATTCCGATGGGGGGCCTCTACACGGCCATGGTGCTGTTCGTGGGCAACCGCGAGCGCAAGCGGGGGGCGCAGGTTGTCGCCCTGGTGCTGATGACGGTCAGCGTCTCCGTGCTGGCGCAGCTCATGTTCGCCGGGGACAAGGGCTGGGCACACCCGCCGGGAGGCGCGCTGGGCGCCGGGCTGGGCGGCCTGCTGGAGGGGCTGTTCTCCACCGTCGGCACCGTCATCCTCGTCACCGCGGTGAGCGCCGCCGCGCTCATCGTCGGCACGCAGTACACCTTCCTCAAGCTGTGCTCGCTGGCCTGGGCCGGGCTGTGCGTGCTGGGCCGCCGCCTGTCCGAGTCCTTCCACGTCTTCTGGGAGGCGCAGAAGGTCGCCTACAAGGAGCGCCAGGAGCGCGCCGCGCAGGAGAAGGAGGAGGAGGCCGCCTTCCTCGCGCAAATCGAGGCGGATGAGGAGGAGCTCGCCGAGGCCGAGCGGCTCGCCGCCGAGGCCGAGGCCGCCGAGGCGGAGGCCATGGCCGAGGAGGCCGTGCGCCTGGCGAAGCAGAACGAGAAGGAGCAGGCCGCCGCCGCGAAGCAGGCCCAGAAGGAGGCCCGCGAGCGCGAGAAGGCGGAGAAGCTGGAGAAGCGGCTGCTGCCCGCTCCTCGCGAGGAGGACTCGCTGCCGCCCGGGGCGGCCATCGCCATCACCGAGAAGCCGCCCGTCCGTGCGGAGAAGCGTCCGGCCCCTGGCGCGGACCCGGCCTGGGCCGCGTCCTTCCTCGCCCCCGAGCCCCGTCCCGTGGGCACGGAGGACGCCGAGCTCGCGCCGCGTGGGCGCCGCCGTCAGCCGAACATCGTCACCGGCCCTTCGGCCTCCACACCGCCGGTGGCCGCCGCCGCGCTGGCCGCCTCGCGCTCCGTGGACACCGAGCCGCCCGCTCCGGCGGTGGCGGCCCCCCTCGCCGCCGCTCCGGTGGCGCCCGCTGCCCCCGCCGCGGCCCCGGCGGCCATCGTCCCGGCGCCCGCGTCCGCGCTGGCGCGCATGCCGCTCATCGTGGAGCCCAAGGCCCCGCCCAAGCCCACAGCGAAGAAGAGCCAGGACCAGTTCGAGTTCGTGGGCGACCGCAAGAGCTTCTCGCTGCCGCCGCTCGACGTGCTCGAGTGCGACCGGCAGGAGCGCACCGCGCTGGACAAGGACGCCTTCCTCATCACCGCGGAGAAGCTGCGCGCGAAGCTGGCGGACTTCGGCATCGTCGGTGAGGTGGTGGAAATCCGCCCCGGCCCCGTCGTCACCATGTACGAGTTCCTGCCGGGCCCTGGCATCAAGGTGAGCAAGATTGCCTCGCTCGCGGACGACCTGGCCATGGCCATGGAGGCCATGCGCGTGCGCATCGTCGCCCCCATCCCCGGCAAGGGCGTGGTGGGCATCGAAGTCCCGAACAAGGACCGCGAGACGGTCTACCTCAAGGAGATCGCCGAGCAGGACGCCTTCAACAAGGGCGCCAGCAAGCTGACCATGTGCGTGGGCAAGGACATCGAGGGCATGCCGTACGTCCTCGACCTGGCCAAGGCGCCCCACCTGCTCATCGCCGGTACGACGGGCTCCGGCAAGTCGGTGGCCGTCAACTCCATGATCATGAGCATCCTCCTCAAGGCCACGCCGGAGGAGGTCCGCTTCATCATGGTGGACCCGAAGATGCTGGAGCTCTCCGTCTACGAGGGCATCCCCCACCTGCTGCTGCCGGTGGTGACGGACCCGAAGAAGGCGGCGCTCGCGCTGCGCTGGGCGGTGGAGGAGATGGAGCGCCGCTACCAGCTGCTGTCCGAGGCCGGCGTGCGCAACATCGCCGGCTACAACAAGCTGGTGGAGAGCACCGCCGTCGAGGTGAAGGACTCCGAGCCCGCGCCGAAGAAGAAGTCCAAGCCCAAGAACGTGCTGGTGCTGGATGCGCCCGGGTCCGCCTCTTCCGGCGGCGAGGGCATGGGCGTGGCCGCGCCGAGGGACGACGACGAGGACATGCGGGAGGCGGTGGTGTCCGAGGAGGCCGCCGAGGTGCCCGAGGTGGAGGCCGAGCCGGAGGACTCCGAGGAGGGCCTGGCCGCGGACGCGGCTGGCGAGAAGGAGAAGAAGCAGCGCCAGAAGCTGCCGTACATCGTGGTCATCATCGACGAGCTGGCGGACCTCATGATGGTGGCCAGCCGCGAGGTGGAGACGTACGTGGCCCGCCTGGCGCAGATGGCGCGTGCGTCCGGCATCCACCTGATGGTCGCCACGCAGCGTCCGTCCACCGACGTCGTCACCGGCGTCATCAAGGCCAACTTCCCCACGCGCGTCAGCTTCATGCTGCGCTCGAAGCCGGACTCGATGACGATTCTGGGCACGGTGGGCGCCGAGGCCCTGCTGGGCATGGGCGACATGCTCATCATGCCGCCCACGAGCGCGCACCTGCAGCGCGTGCACGGCGCCTTCGTGTCGGAGAACGAAATCAAGCGGGCGGTGGACCACCTCAAGGCCCAGGGCAAGCCCGTCTACGACGAGTCCATCCTCAAGCCGCGCGACGAAGAAGGCGAAGGCGGCGGCGGCGAGGAGGACGAGCTGTCCGACGAGCTGTACGACCAGGCGCTCGCGACGGTCAGCGAGATGCGTGCCGTCTCCATCTCCATGCTCCAGCGCAAGATGCGCATCGGCTACAACCGCGCGGCGCGCATGATTGAGCGCATGGAGCGCGACGGCGTGGTGGGCGCGGCCGACGGCGCCAAGCCCCGCGAGGTGCTCATCCGGGGCGTGGGCGACATGCCCGGCGCCGGAGCCATGTAG
- a CDS encoding antibiotic biosynthesis monooxygenase family protein, with protein sequence MIVAISRFRPAPEEADRLVARFQERTRQVDAYDGFLGLEVLRSFERSPELLLVTRWRDRESMRAYFQSADFQRAKAASAEQEGATFAIYEVVGT encoded by the coding sequence ATGATTGTCGCCATCTCCCGCTTCCGCCCCGCCCCCGAGGAGGCGGACCGCCTGGTCGCCCGCTTCCAGGAGCGCACCCGGCAGGTGGATGCCTACGACGGCTTCCTGGGGCTGGAGGTGCTGCGCTCCTTCGAGCGCTCGCCGGAGCTGCTGCTGGTGACGCGCTGGAGGGACCGGGAGTCCATGCGGGCCTACTTCCAGTCCGCGGACTTCCAGCGCGCGAAGGCGGCGAGCGCCGAGCAGGAGGGCGCCACCTTCGCCATCTATGAAGTGGTGGGCACATGA
- a CDS encoding THUMP domain-containing class I SAM-dependent RNA methyltransferase encodes MAERIALFATAARGTEDLLADELKELGARRIRQDRGGVRFMATLDEALMVALWSRIAMRVLYPLGAFESHGAEGLYEAAASIPWEEHLTPDTTFAVDATLKDSEHSHSGFVALKVKDAIVDRMRDVEGARPDVSTRDPDVRVVAHLARETLSLSLDLCGEPLHRRGYRVRPTEAPLKETLAAALLRAASYTGEEAVVDPMCGSGTLLIEAGLIARRRAPGLNRDFAVERWPGLGTRARELLTDMRADARRNERKVEVALLGFDKDPEALEAASRNVRAAKLSEEIQLAEGDATKLPPLPERGGLLITNPPYGDRIGGSGGQKGMKSFYYKLGESLRVPGWRVWVLSGNPAFESAFHARPWAKRDMWNGPIACTLLGYRAPGGGGEPRTGAGSEAPLGLPHEPADVAPVRPQHEGEEDG; translated from the coding sequence ATGGCTGAACGCATTGCCCTCTTCGCAACCGCCGCTCGCGGCACCGAGGACCTCCTCGCCGACGAGCTGAAGGAGCTCGGCGCGCGCCGCATCCGCCAGGACCGCGGCGGCGTGCGCTTCATGGCCACGCTCGACGAGGCCCTGATGGTGGCCCTCTGGTCGCGCATCGCCATGCGCGTGCTCTACCCGCTGGGCGCCTTCGAATCCCACGGCGCGGAGGGCCTCTACGAAGCCGCCGCCAGCATCCCCTGGGAGGAGCACCTCACGCCGGACACCACCTTCGCGGTGGATGCCACGCTGAAGGACAGCGAGCACAGCCACTCGGGCTTCGTGGCCCTCAAGGTGAAGGACGCCATCGTCGACCGCATGCGCGACGTGGAGGGCGCCCGGCCGGACGTGAGCACCCGAGACCCGGACGTGCGCGTGGTGGCGCACCTGGCGCGCGAGACGCTGTCACTCTCCCTGGACTTGTGCGGCGAGCCCCTGCACCGCCGGGGCTACCGCGTGCGCCCCACGGAAGCGCCCCTCAAGGAGACGCTGGCCGCGGCCCTGCTGCGCGCCGCCAGCTACACCGGGGAAGAGGCCGTGGTGGACCCCATGTGCGGCTCCGGCACGCTGCTCATCGAGGCGGGCCTCATCGCCCGGCGGCGGGCCCCGGGCCTCAACCGCGACTTCGCGGTGGAGCGCTGGCCGGGACTGGGCACGCGGGCGCGCGAGCTGCTCACCGACATGCGCGCGGATGCACGGCGCAACGAGCGCAAGGTGGAGGTGGCGCTGCTGGGCTTCGACAAGGACCCGGAGGCGCTGGAGGCCGCCAGCCGCAACGTGCGGGCGGCGAAGCTGTCGGAGGAAATCCAGCTCGCCGAGGGCGACGCGACGAAGCTCCCGCCGCTGCCCGAGCGTGGCGGCCTGCTCATCACCAACCCGCCCTACGGAGACCGGATTGGAGGCTCGGGCGGGCAGAAGGGCATGAAGAGCTTCTATTACAAGCTGGGTGAGTCGCTGCGCGTGCCGGGCTGGCGCGTGTGGGTGCTCTCCGGCAACCCGGCCTTCGAGAGCGCCTTCCATGCGCGCCCCTGGGCGAAGCGGGACATGTGGAATGGCCCCATCGCCTGCACGCTGCTGGGCTACCGGGCTCCGGGCGGCGGCGGCGAGCCGCGGACCGGGGCAGGCTCAGAAGCGCCGCTCGGTCTGCCGCACGAGCCGGCCGATGTTGCTCCGGTGCGTCCACAGCATGAGGGCGAAGAGGACGGCTGA
- the plsY gene encoding glycerol-3-phosphate 1-O-acyltransferase PlsY, with protein MSYALVVLGYLAGSIPFGVLLTRWLRGVDVRQQGSGNIGATNVTRVAGKKLGAVVLLLDALKGALPVALALRLLPGQPVVHVLVGLSAVLGHVYPVWLRLQGGKGVATALGVLVVLVPLAALAGAAVYAVIFAVWRVSSLGSLAAGATAVGTSAFTARATEYAGLSAVLFALMLWTHRSNIGRLVRQTERRF; from the coding sequence GTGTCATACGCGCTCGTCGTGCTGGGCTACCTCGCCGGCTCCATCCCCTTCGGTGTGTTGCTGACGCGGTGGCTGCGCGGCGTGGACGTCCGTCAGCAGGGCAGCGGCAACATCGGCGCCACCAACGTCACGCGCGTGGCGGGCAAGAAGCTGGGCGCGGTGGTGCTGCTGCTGGACGCCCTCAAGGGCGCGCTGCCGGTGGCGCTGGCGCTGCGGCTGCTCCCGGGACAGCCCGTGGTGCACGTGCTGGTGGGCCTGTCCGCGGTGCTGGGCCACGTCTACCCGGTGTGGCTGCGGCTGCAGGGCGGCAAGGGCGTGGCGACGGCACTTGGCGTGCTCGTGGTGCTGGTGCCCCTGGCGGCGCTGGCCGGGGCCGCCGTGTATGCCGTCATCTTCGCGGTGTGGCGGGTGAGCTCGCTCGGCTCGCTGGCGGCGGGCGCCACGGCGGTGGGCACGTCGGCCTTCACCGCTCGCGCCACGGAGTACGCCGGCCTCTCAGCCGTCCTCTTCGCCCTCATGCTGTGGACGCACCGGAGCAACATCGGCCGGCTCGTGCGGCAGACCGAGCGGCGCTTCTGA
- a CDS encoding DUF2752 domain-containing protein, translating into MKVIVPPRNRRFGTVDALGLAGILGLLVARYIPIARIIPFWGCVLREQTGWPCLGCGLTRVADRVSHLNFVGAWEANPLGTVAAILFALAGVAMVLHLVFAVPIPEVRLSPREWNVVRVAMPILIVVNYAYVVVKTRFPHVLL; encoded by the coding sequence ATGAAGGTCATCGTCCCTCCCCGCAATCGTCGCTTCGGCACCGTGGATGCCCTCGGGCTGGCCGGCATCCTGGGCCTGCTGGTGGCCCGCTACATCCCGATTGCGCGAATCATCCCCTTCTGGGGCTGCGTGCTGCGCGAGCAGACGGGCTGGCCCTGCCTCGGCTGCGGGCTGACGCGGGTGGCGGACCGGGTGTCCCACCTCAACTTCGTGGGTGCCTGGGAGGCCAACCCGCTGGGGACGGTGGCCGCCATCCTGTTCGCCCTGGCGGGGGTGGCCATGGTGCTGCACCTGGTCTTCGCCGTCCCCATCCCCGAGGTCCGCCTGTCGCCCCGGGAGTGGAACGTGGTGCGGGTGGCGATGCCCATCCTCATCGTCGTCAACTACGCCTACGTGGTGGTGAAGACGCGCTTCCCCCACGTGCTGCTGTAG
- a CDS encoding DUF4920 domain-containing protein, with amino-acid sequence MNSLRTSLMLLVAVPMLALAGDKSSGKAAKAEPDCHHPPAPQAAKAEVQPVLASAPAATKKDAAPAPAATTPAPAAAPANDGWKLTRGEPLKGAPAVKLTEVLAKPQAHDGKTVLLEGTVRKACEAKGCWMELAASGKDKGPGVRVTFKDYGFFVPLDSAGSQARVEGVLKLAELSDSRAKHYESEGAIVPRGTDGKPREVQLVATGVELRR; translated from the coding sequence ATGAACTCGCTCCGCACGTCCCTGATGCTGCTGGTCGCTGTTCCCATGCTCGCGCTCGCGGGTGACAAGTCGTCCGGCAAGGCCGCCAAGGCCGAGCCTGACTGTCACCACCCGCCTGCCCCCCAGGCCGCCAAGGCCGAGGTGCAGCCCGTCCTGGCCTCCGCGCCGGCGGCCACCAAGAAGGACGCGGCCCCTGCTCCGGCCGCGACGACGCCCGCTCCGGCGGCGGCGCCCGCCAACGACGGCTGGAAGCTCACGCGGGGCGAGCCCCTCAAGGGCGCTCCGGCGGTGAAGCTCACCGAGGTGCTGGCCAAGCCCCAGGCGCACGACGGCAAGACGGTGCTGCTCGAGGGCACGGTGCGCAAGGCGTGCGAGGCCAAGGGCTGCTGGATGGAGCTGGCGGCCAGCGGCAAGGACAAGGGCCCGGGCGTGCGCGTGACGTTCAAGGACTACGGCTTCTTCGTCCCGCTGGACTCGGCCGGCTCGCAGGCGCGGGTGGAGGGCGTGCTGAAGCTGGCCGAGCTGAGCGACAGCCGCGCGAAGCACTACGAGTCCGAGGGCGCCATCGTCCCGCGCGGCACGGACGGCAAGCCGCGCGAGGTGCAGTTGGTGGCCACGGGCGTCGAGCTGCGCCGGTAA
- a CDS encoding radical SAM protein yields MEGRYSLVDHVRTLLADEEGTLYKAASFRVALCYPSPYHVGMSSLGYQAIYREVHAHPGATAERVFLPDDVEAFKRTRTPLFTWESQNPVSSFDMLAFSVAYELELTGLFTLLEMAGFPLLAEERREGGYPLVVAGGPLTFSNPDPLEPFVDVLVQGEAEDLIHVLVETASTMEREAALAHLARIPGFRVPGRGGARYHVAKATDGRLPARSQIVTPHTELRSMFLIEPERGCSRGCHYCVMRRTTNGGMRTVPPERVLSLIPEHARRVGLVGAAVTDHPRIVELLRTIVDSGREVGVSSLRADRLTQELVDQLRRGGATNLTVAADGPSQRLRDMVDRKHSEEQIIRAAGFARTAGMKQLKVYNVVGLPTEEDADIDELIRFTADLSRILPVALGVAPFVAKRNTPLDGAPFLGIREVENRLERLRKGLRGRAEVRPTSARWAWVEYMLAQCGPEGGLAAMDAWRAGGTFAAWKRAFEARGCEPYLARRVEDGRRNPVLWPTVPKLAPPEAAPPASAA; encoded by the coding sequence ATGGAGGGCCGTTACTCACTCGTTGACCACGTCCGGACGCTGCTGGCGGACGAGGAAGGCACGCTCTACAAGGCGGCGTCCTTCCGTGTGGCCCTCTGCTACCCGAGCCCCTACCACGTGGGCATGAGCTCGCTCGGCTACCAGGCCATCTACCGCGAGGTGCATGCGCACCCAGGCGCCACCGCAGAGCGCGTCTTCCTCCCGGATGACGTGGAGGCCTTCAAGCGCACGCGCACCCCGCTGTTCACCTGGGAGTCGCAGAACCCCGTCTCCAGCTTCGACATGCTGGCCTTCTCCGTGGCCTACGAGCTGGAGCTGACGGGGCTGTTCACCCTCCTGGAGATGGCTGGCTTCCCGCTGCTGGCCGAGGAGCGCCGCGAGGGCGGCTACCCGCTGGTGGTGGCCGGAGGGCCGCTGACGTTCTCCAATCCGGATCCGCTGGAGCCCTTCGTGGACGTGCTCGTCCAGGGCGAGGCGGAGGACCTCATCCACGTGCTGGTGGAGACGGCCTCCACCATGGAGCGCGAGGCGGCGCTGGCGCACCTGGCGCGCATCCCCGGCTTCCGGGTGCCTGGCAGGGGAGGTGCCCGCTACCACGTCGCCAAGGCGACGGACGGCCGGCTGCCGGCCCGCTCTCAAATCGTCACCCCGCACACCGAGCTGCGCTCGATGTTCCTCATCGAGCCGGAGCGGGGCTGCTCGCGGGGCTGCCACTACTGCGTCATGCGGCGCACCACCAACGGCGGCATGCGGACGGTGCCTCCGGAGCGCGTGCTGTCGCTCATCCCCGAGCATGCGCGGCGCGTGGGCCTGGTGGGGGCCGCGGTGACGGACCACCCGCGCATCGTCGAGCTGCTGCGCACCATCGTCGACTCGGGCCGTGAGGTGGGGGTGTCCTCGCTGCGCGCGGACCGGCTGACCCAGGAGTTGGTGGATCAGCTGCGGCGGGGCGGGGCCACCAACCTGACGGTGGCGGCGGACGGGCCCTCCCAGCGTCTGCGGGACATGGTGGACCGGAAGCACTCCGAGGAGCAGATCATCCGGGCCGCCGGCTTTGCCCGCACGGCCGGGATGAAGCAGCTCAAGGTCTACAACGTGGTGGGGCTGCCGACGGAAGAGGACGCCGACATCGACGAGCTGATCCGCTTCACCGCCGACCTGTCCCGCATCCTCCCGGTGGCGCTCGGCGTGGCCCCCTTCGTGGCCAAGCGCAACACGCCGCTGGACGGGGCCCCCTTCCTGGGCATCCGCGAGGTGGAGAACCGGCTGGAGCGCCTGCGAAAGGGCCTCAGGGGCCGCGCCGAGGTGCGGCCCACGTCCGCCCGGTGGGCCTGGGTGGAGTACATGCTGGCCCAGTGCGGCCCGGAAGGCGGACTGGCGGCCATGGACGCCTGGCGGGCGGGGGGCACCTTCGCCGCCTGGAAGCGCGCCTTCGAGGCCCGGGGCTGCGAGCCCTACCTCGCCCGCAGGGTGGAGGACGGGCGGCGCAACCCCGTCCTCTGGCCCACCGTCCCCAAGCTGGCTCCCCCGGAGGCCGCCCCTCCGGCGTCCGCCGCCTGA